Below is a genomic region from Rosa chinensis cultivar Old Blush chromosome 5, RchiOBHm-V2, whole genome shotgun sequence.
TAATGTAATGTACATTGTGTTTTACAATATGTTTACATTAGTTTGATTACCTTTGAtataaaaaaaacgaaaaaaaaaaaaacacccaaaCTAGAGCAAGTTTGCAATTCTACATGTTTTTGTGAAGAGCTATTCTTTGTATACAATTAGTGTTACTCTAAATTTTTTGTACAAAATAAGTGTATACAACGTCTCTCTCACAATAACTAATCACGTGTGTAACTTATTAGTAATATCTCATTACTCATTTATTGCAAAAGTAACTTAACATATAATGTTTTTGTCACAATAAGTGATCATATATAACTTACCGGTAATAAGAAATTACTCTCATATTCGTTGTATCCCCATTTTTTTATGCAAAAATTTCAAGGGAATTTGTATGAGGTAATGCTCTTTTATAGTTGGGTTATTCATTAGATATAATTTCCTGTTCATGTTGTAAATGAATGATGTTGATCATTAGACAGTTGTTCACTTTTTGTGATTTTACATTGACTGAAGGGAGAGCCAAGTTTTCATCTCTTTGGATTTATAATGTGCATTGCTGCAACAGCAGCACGGGCGCTCAAGTCAGTTCTTCAAGGGATATTACTGTCTTCTGAAGCGTAATGATCCAACACTCTACAACATCTAATGATTTGAATGATTACATCAAGTTTTATCGATTTGGTTTACATTATGTTTAAATTTGTTTATCAGGGAAAAGCTAAATTCTATGAACCTCCTCATGTACATGGGACCTGTTGCTTGTGTAATTCTTCTGCCTGCGGCACTTTGGATGGAACAAGATGTGGTTGGGATAACCATTGCTCTTGCAAGAGATGATGTGAGAATCATATGGTATCTAGTATTCAATTCTGCCCTTGCATACTTTGTGAATTTGACCAACTTCTTGGTAACCAAACACACAAGTCCCCTGACTCTCCAGGTAAATTATTCCTCTTCATGATCTCATTGAATCTAAATGTGTCATCAATTCAAGAATCTAGCTTTGGCATTGTATATAGTATTGTTCTATTCCATTACGTTTCTCTGTGTTTGTTTCAATTAACATTTTACGTGGCTCTTCCAGGTTTTGGGAAATGCAAAAGGAGCTGTTGCTGTGgttgtttcaattttgatattcaGAAATCCAGTATCAGTAACTGGGATGCTGGGTTACGGTCTCACAGTAACAGGAGTAATCCTATACAGTGAAGCCAAGAAAAGGGGTAGATAAGTCATGGCTCAGGTCGTGAACCTAAAGTACTAATGAAAATGTAAACAGCCCACAGTTTTTATGCGGTAGATTTTTTAAGTTGCACCGTCTTAAAGTTTTTAGCAAAAGAGGAAGATAGCTTGGGGACAACTGTATTAACTGCTCTGTATCCTGAGCCTCCCTTCATGTGCTAGCTCAATTTTTTCTGTTCGTTTAGTCTTTCTTTCAAACAGAAACATTTGGACGTTTCAGTTTCTGTACAATACAATTTTGTTATAGTACTGAAATATTATTGATTTACCCGTATAAGATTCTACAGATTTTGATCAACTGAAATTGGAGTTCATGAACTCTTCCTTACAAGCATTACAGGCCCTTAACTCAAGTATTCAAGCTGGATCCAATTATGACCCAAATCAGAATTCTAGCTCAAGATAGCATagcaaaaaaaacaaataaaaaactgCAGATCATGGGCA
It encodes:
- the LOC112201699 gene encoding probable sugar phosphate/phosphate translocator At3g11320, whose protein sequence is MSSDPKPATMSTSRVFTVGLISAWYSSNIGVLLLNKFLLTNYGFKYPIFLTLCHMLACSFLSYVAISWLKVVPMQSIRSRVQFVKISSLGFIFCLSVVGGNISLRYLAVSFNQAVGATTPFFTAVFAYLMTLKKEGWLTYLTLVPVVTGVIIASGGEPSFHLFGFIMCIAATAARALKSVLQGILLSSEAEKLNSMNLLMYMGPVACVILLPAALWMEQDVVGITIALARDDVRIIWYLVFNSALAYFVNLTNFLVTKHTSPLTLQVLGNAKGAVAVVVSILIFRNPVSVTGMLGYGLTVTGVILYSEAKKRGR